The following coding sequences are from one Oryzisolibacter sp. LB2S window:
- a CDS encoding phosphoethanolamine--lipid A transferase, translating into MATPLTAQQVVLRLTLYLVLAANWPLWLQIMRIGGAPSQHLRSMAALAVLIVCGMVAILAFFAWTRGMRLLWWLVVLVAALAQYYMLTYKVVMDPGMAANVLQTDAREAADLLSLRMLLAVLAVLALPTWWLLRVRIVAMRPLAQLWRNLVMLVLALGVAAGTVAATARDLAPLMRSHPQLRYLMNPLASLYSTPVAALRPVFARSRTLVPMTQRAALGASYAAGAKPMLFVLVVGETARADHFGINGYGRDTTPELARRGVLSWREVRSCGTSTLASLPCMFSPLGKDAFESRDNEYENLLDVAQAAGMAVLWLDNQSGCKGVCDRVAHASASEALPREAQAALCPGGECGDEALLHDLDARLAALPAAQRERGVLLVLHQMGSHGPAYYKRSHGAAKRFLPECRTEVLADCAHQELVNAYDNSIAATDLFLGKTIDWLQARSARYDTGLLYLSDHGESLGEYGLFLHGMPYSMAPDVQKHVPMVAWLDDALLRRGGLSGACLRAGAIAPLTHDNLYHTMLGLLDVQSPTYTRALDAFADCRGAALAAR; encoded by the coding sequence ATGGCCACGCCCTTGACTGCCCAGCAGGTCGTGCTGCGCCTGACGCTGTACCTGGTGCTTGCGGCGAACTGGCCACTGTGGCTGCAGATCATGCGCATTGGCGGCGCGCCCAGCCAGCACCTGCGCTCCATGGCTGCGCTGGCGGTGCTCATCGTCTGCGGCATGGTGGCCATTCTTGCCTTTTTTGCCTGGACGCGCGGCATGCGGCTGCTGTGGTGGCTGGTGGTGCTGGTCGCAGCGCTCGCGCAGTACTACATGCTGACCTACAAGGTGGTCATGGACCCGGGCATGGCGGCCAATGTGCTGCAGACCGACGCCCGCGAGGCGGCCGACCTGCTGAGCCTGCGCATGCTGCTGGCCGTGCTGGCTGTGCTCGCGCTGCCCACCTGGTGGCTGCTGCGCGTGCGCATTGTGGCGATGCGGCCGCTGGCCCAGCTGTGGCGCAACCTCGTGATGCTGGTGCTGGCCCTTGGGGTGGCCGCAGGCACGGTGGCCGCCACGGCGCGTGACCTGGCGCCGCTGATGCGCAGCCACCCGCAGCTGCGCTATCTGATGAACCCGCTGGCCAGCCTGTATTCGACGCCCGTGGCGGCCCTGCGGCCGGTGTTCGCGCGCAGCCGCACCCTGGTGCCCATGACCCAGAGGGCCGCGCTGGGGGCTTCCTATGCGGCGGGCGCCAAGCCCATGCTGTTCGTGCTGGTGGTGGGAGAGACCGCACGCGCGGACCATTTCGGCATCAATGGCTATGGCCGCGACACCACGCCCGAGCTCGCGCGCCGCGGCGTGCTGAGCTGGCGCGAGGTGCGTTCCTGCGGCACGAGCACGCTGGCCTCGCTGCCCTGCATGTTCTCGCCGCTGGGCAAGGATGCTTTCGAGTCGCGCGACAACGAATACGAGAACCTGCTGGACGTGGCCCAGGCCGCCGGCATGGCCGTGCTGTGGCTGGACAACCAGTCCGGCTGCAAGGGTGTGTGCGATCGGGTGGCTCATGCCAGTGCGTCCGAGGCTCTTCCGCGCGAGGCGCAGGCCGCCCTGTGCCCTGGTGGCGAATGCGGGGACGAGGCCCTGCTGCACGACCTGGACGCGCGCCTGGCCGCCTTGCCCGCGGCGCAGCGCGAGCGCGGCGTGCTGCTGGTGCTGCACCAGATGGGCAGCCATGGGCCGGCCTACTACAAGCGCTCGCACGGCGCTGCCAAGCGCTTCCTGCCCGAATGCCGCACCGAGGTGCTGGCCGATTGCGCCCATCAGGAGCTGGTCAATGCCTACGACAACTCCATCGCGGCAACGGACCTTTTCCTGGGCAAGACCATAGACTGGCTGCAGGCACGTTCGGCGCGCTACGACACGGGCCTGCTGTACCTGAGCGACCACGGCGAGTCGCTGGGCGAATACGGCCTGTTCCTGCACGGCATGCCCTACAGCATGGCGCCCGACGTGCAAAAGCATGTGCCCATGGTGGCCTGGTTGGATGACGCTCTGCTGCGCCGAGGCGGCTTGTCCGGCGCCTGCCTTCGCGCCGGAGCCATCGCGCCGCTCACGCACGACAACCTCTACCACACCATGCTGGGCCTGCTGGATGTGCAGTCGCCCACGTACACAAGGGCGCTCGATGCCTTCGCCGATTGCCGCGGCGCGGCCCTGGCCGCGCGCTGA
- a CDS encoding pirin family protein, whose protein sequence is MGNDGIRIPSRTADIGGGVPVARTLPSRLRRTIGAWCFLDHAGPAHFAPGQGLRVGPHPHTGLQTFTWMLEGEVLHRDSLGNEQVIRPGQVNLMTAGRGIAHTEESMAGETRLHTAQLWIALPASVADMAPRFDHYPDLPRWSDGGAEAVLLAGSFAGRRSPVLVHTPLVGVDWLATRDAALTLALDPSFEYGLVPLTGPATVQGQALAVNELLYLPPGGATLDMELPAGTRALLIGGTPFGEDITIWWNFVGHGRPYIAQAQRDWQAGSARFGEVKGFDGPRLEAPALPWAG, encoded by the coding sequence ATGGGCAACGACGGCATCCGCATTCCCTCCCGCACCGCCGACATCGGTGGCGGCGTGCCCGTGGCGCGCACGCTGCCGTCGCGGCTCAGGCGCACCATTGGCGCCTGGTGCTTTCTCGACCATGCGGGACCCGCACACTTTGCACCGGGCCAGGGCCTGCGCGTGGGCCCGCACCCGCACACGGGACTGCAGACCTTCACCTGGATGCTCGAGGGTGAGGTGCTGCACCGCGACAGCCTGGGCAACGAGCAGGTCATACGCCCCGGCCAGGTCAACCTGATGACCGCAGGCCGGGGCATTGCACACACCGAGGAATCCATGGCCGGCGAGACGCGACTGCACACGGCGCAGCTGTGGATCGCGCTGCCCGCCAGCGTGGCCGACATGGCGCCGCGCTTCGACCACTACCCCGATCTGCCACGCTGGAGCGATGGCGGCGCCGAGGCCGTGCTGCTGGCCGGCAGCTTCGCGGGCCGGCGCTCGCCCGTGCTGGTGCACACGCCGCTGGTGGGCGTGGACTGGCTCGCAACGCGGGATGCGGCGCTCACGCTCGCGCTCGATCCTTCCTTCGAGTACGGCCTGGTGCCGCTCACCGGCCCCGCCACCGTCCAGGGCCAGGCGCTGGCGGTCAACGAGCTGCTGTACCTGCCCCCTGGCGGCGCCACGCTGGACATGGAACTGCCCGCCGGCACGCGCGCGCTGCTCATTGGCGGCACGCCATTCGGCGAGGACATCACCATCTGGTGGAACTTCGTCGGCCATGGCAGGCCCTACATCGCCCAGGCACAGCGCGACTGGCAGGCGGGCAGCGCGCGCTTTGGCGAGGTCAAGGGCTTTGATGGCCCACGCCTGGAGGCGCCCGCCCTGCCCTGGGCCGGCTGA
- a CDS encoding pirin family protein codes for MSTASISTLKRILSTHKAPGRHWVGDGFPVQGMFGYSGTGVAERSPFLLLDYAAPTHFEPHHGYRRGVGQHPHRGFETVTIVYDGEVEHRDSTGAGGVIGKGDVQWMTAGGGILHEEFHSEAYSRSGGPFEMVQLWVNLPARHKMTPAHYQGITDTQIPSVPLPDGAGRVRVIAGSFGGTQGPASTYSPLNVWDVRLAADQSADLQQPEGWSTLVVVLDGQVTVNGAAALGAAEMATLSGAGTGLEIAAQADAKLLVLAGEPIAEPVVGYGPFVMNSQRQIMEAINDFNSGRFGRMG; via the coding sequence ATGAGCACAGCAAGCATTTCCACCCTCAAGCGCATCCTCTCGACCCACAAGGCGCCCGGACGCCACTGGGTCGGTGACGGCTTCCCCGTGCAAGGCATGTTCGGCTACAGCGGCACGGGCGTGGCCGAGCGCAGTCCGTTTCTGCTGCTGGACTACGCCGCTCCCACGCATTTCGAGCCCCACCACGGCTACCGGCGCGGCGTGGGCCAGCACCCGCACCGCGGTTTCGAGACGGTGACCATCGTGTACGACGGCGAGGTGGAGCACCGCGACTCCACCGGCGCCGGCGGCGTCATCGGCAAGGGTGACGTGCAGTGGATGACCGCGGGCGGCGGCATCCTGCACGAGGAGTTCCACTCCGAGGCCTACAGCAGGAGCGGTGGCCCGTTCGAGATGGTGCAGCTGTGGGTCAACCTGCCGGCGCGGCACAAGATGACACCGGCGCATTACCAGGGCATCACCGATACGCAGATCCCCTCCGTCCCCCTGCCCGACGGCGCGGGCCGCGTGCGCGTGATCGCCGGCAGTTTTGGCGGCACGCAGGGCCCGGCCAGCACCTATTCGCCACTCAATGTGTGGGATGTGCGCCTGGCCGCGGACCAGTCCGCCGACCTGCAGCAGCCCGAGGGCTGGAGTACGCTGGTCGTGGTGCTGGACGGCCAGGTCACGGTCAACGGCGCAGCGGCGCTGGGCGCGGCCGAGATGGCCACGCTCTCTGGCGCGGGCACGGGGCTGGAGATCGCGGCCCAGGCGGATGCCAAGCTGCTGGTGCTGGCCGGCGAGCCCATCGCCGAGCCCGTGGTCGGCTACGGCCCCTTCGTCATGAACAGCCAGCGCCAGATCATGGAGGCGATCAACGACTTCAACTCCGGGCGCTTCGGGCGCATGGGCTGA